The following are from one region of the Magallana gigas chromosome 6, xbMagGiga1.1, whole genome shotgun sequence genome:
- the LOC105332222 gene encoding DET1 homolog, translating to MSVHNLAFQTGQGLRYNGKELLPRRINNQNLVYRLFHRQTHTPSPGTHFHQVRSLYTNVFPNYTVVNVEKPPCFLRKFSPDGKYFIAFSSDQTSLEIYTFQGSAAAEDLLQNVHGDFMSLNNDHASVNIRAKLFGRFFKLRHKTLVAKNGEQLNRECSLFTDNGNYVIVGSAMNIPEEPHPLFHDIYQNNESMSPNHKYQLEDYSLHIIDLETGILCDTRHFKFDKIFLSHNQGLYLYKNTLAILSVQQQTIHIFHVTPTGKFVDVRSIGRFCYEDDQLFFSQGSKRSSGQVIRPYAEQTINSLKHRLMVFLFHRAQAEGTSYALRKFYQYFDQFKVLRMWKMQLLDENHLLIKYASEDVVTLKCQDPNSQPSFFVVYNMMTTEVLAVFENTSEKLLELFENFCDLFRNATLHSESQFPCSASSNIHARQIQQRFKHTIINAKFGGHTEAVKRLLAQLPISSQSYSSSPYLDLALFSYDDKWVSMMERPKACGDHPIRFYARDSGLLKFKIYAGMLGKSPSPTARRLVAFTFHPSEPFAISVQRTNAEYVVNFHVRHCI from the exons ATGTCAGTGCATAACTTGGCATTCCAAACAGGCCAGGGATTGCGATACAATGGAAAAGAGCTCCTTCCAAGACGGATAAATAACCAGAACCTGGTATACCGATTGTTCCACAGACAGACACATACACCAAGCCCGGGGACTCACTTCCATCAAGTGCGATCACTATACACTAATGTGTTCCCTAACTACACAGTTGTCAATGTGGAGAAGCCTCCGTGCTTTCTCAGGAAGTTCTCTCCAGACGGGAAGTATTTCATTGCCTTCTCTTCAGACCAGACGTCTCTAGAGATATACACCTTTCAG GGCTCTGCAGCTGCAGAAGACTTGCTACAAAATGTGCATGGAGATTTTATGTCACTGAACAATGATCATGCTTCAGTTAACATTCGTGCCAAACTCTTTGGTAGGTTCTTCAAGTTAAGACACAAAACACTTGTGGCTAAGAATGGAGAACAGTTGAACAGAGAGTGCAGTCTGTTCACAGACAATGGGAACTATGTCATTGTGGGGTCCGCCATGAACATACCAGAGGAACCCCATCCATTGTTTCATGACATCTATCAGAACAATGAGTCTATGTCGCCCAACCATAAATACCAGCTGGAGGATTACTCCCTCCATATAATTGACTTGGAGACAGGGATACTATGTGATACCAGGCATTTCAAGTTTGATAAGATCTTTCTCTCCCACAATCAGGGGTTATACCTGTATAAGAACACACTGGCCATTTTGTCAGTGCAACAACAGACCATTCACATCTTTCATGTTACTCCAACTGGAAAGTTTGTGGATGTTCGAAGCATTGGAAGATTCTGTTATGAAGATGATCAGTTGTTCTTCAGTCAGGGGAGCAAGAGGAGTTCTGGCCAAGTTATCAGACCTTATGCGGAGCAGACAATAAATTCCCTGAAGCACAGACTTATGGTGTTCCTTTTCCACCGGGCACAGGCAGAAGGCACTTCCTATGCTCTTCGCAAATTCTACCAGTATTTTGATCAGTTCAAAGTGTTGAGAATGTGGAAGATGCAACTTCTGGATGAGAATCATCTGTTGATCAAATATGCCAGTGAAGATGTGGTGACTTTGAAATGTCAGGATCCAAACTCTCAACCTTCCTTCTTTGTTGTCTACAACATGATGACAACTGAAGTGTTGGCCGTCTTTGAAAACACCTCTGAAAAACTTTTGGAGCTCTTTGAGAATTTCTGTGATTTGTTCCGGAATGCGACCCTGCACAGTGAATCTCAGTTCCCTTGCTCTGCCTCCAGCAACATTCATGCCCGACAAATTCAGCAGAGGTTCAAACACACAATCATCAATGCTAAATTTGGGGGCCACACAGAGGCAGTGAAGAGACTCCTGGCCCAGCTACCCATCAGCTCCCAGTCATACAGCAGCAGTCCATACTTAGACCTGGCCCTCTTCAGCTATGATGACAAGTGGGTGTCCATGATGGAGAGGCCAAAAGCTTGTGGGGATCACCCTATCAG GTTTTATGCACGGGATTCAGGTTTACTCAAGTTTAAGATATATGCTGGAATGCTGGGTAAAAGTCCATCCCCAACAGCTCGCCGTCTGGTCGCCTTCACATTTCATCCTAGTGAACCATTTGCCATCAGTGTTCAAAGAACAAATGCTGAATATGTGGTCAATTTCCATGTTAGACATTGCATCTGA